The proteins below come from a single Crossiella sp. CA-258035 genomic window:
- a CDS encoding Rieske 2Fe-2S domain-containing protein, translating to MTAASDEVRLIESGAPPTRFARGWHCLGLAATFRDGKPHAVEAFGTKLVVFQGEDDRLHVLDAYCRHMGGDLSQGTVKGANIACPFHDWRWSGTGRCVEIPYAKRVPLRARTRSWLTLEENKQLFVWHDPQGKPPPEHVVIPRIEGAFSGEWSNWTWDSVRIDGSNCREIMDNVVDMAHFFYVHFAFPTYFKNVFEGHIASQYLTTRGRPDVAAVSNYTGDVEVKSEASYYGPSYMINHLANDYKGTVIETVLINCHYPVSANSFVLQWGAIVKKLPGLTDEHADKIAGKFTRGIGVGFLQDVEIWRNKARIDNPLLCEEDGPVYQLRRWYDQFYVDAEEVTEDMVRRFEFEVDTSRAVAAWQREVEQNLARRDGDGR from the coding sequence ATGACCGCTGCATCCGACGAGGTGCGGTTGATCGAGTCCGGCGCGCCGCCGACCCGGTTCGCCCGCGGCTGGCACTGCCTCGGCCTGGCCGCTACCTTCCGCGACGGCAAACCCCATGCGGTGGAAGCCTTCGGCACCAAGCTGGTGGTCTTCCAGGGCGAGGACGACCGGCTGCACGTGCTGGACGCCTACTGCCGGCACATGGGCGGGGACCTCAGCCAGGGCACGGTGAAGGGCGCGAACATCGCCTGCCCGTTCCACGACTGGCGCTGGTCCGGCACCGGCCGCTGCGTGGAGATCCCTTACGCCAAAAGGGTTCCGCTGCGCGCGCGAACGCGGTCCTGGCTGACCCTTGAGGAGAACAAGCAGCTCTTCGTCTGGCACGACCCGCAGGGCAAGCCGCCGCCGGAGCACGTGGTGATCCCGCGGATCGAGGGCGCCTTCAGCGGCGAGTGGAGCAACTGGACCTGGGACTCGGTGCGCATCGACGGCTCGAACTGCCGGGAGATCATGGACAACGTGGTGGACATGGCGCACTTCTTCTACGTGCACTTCGCCTTCCCCACCTACTTCAAGAACGTCTTCGAGGGCCACATCGCCAGCCAGTACCTGACCACCCGCGGCCGCCCGGACGTGGCCGCGGTGTCCAACTACACCGGCGACGTCGAGGTCAAGTCCGAGGCTTCCTACTACGGCCCGTCCTACATGATCAACCACCTGGCCAACGACTACAAGGGCACCGTGATCGAGACGGTGCTGATCAACTGCCACTACCCGGTCAGCGCCAACTCCTTTGTGCTGCAATGGGGTGCGATCGTGAAGAAGCTGCCCGGCCTGACCGACGAGCACGCGGACAAGATCGCCGGGAAGTTCACCCGCGGCATCGGCGTCGGCTTCCTGCAGGACGTGGAGATCTGGAGGAACAAGGCGCGCATCGACAACCCGCTGCTGTGCGAGGAAGACGGCCCGGTGTACCAGCTGCGCCGCTGGTACGACCAGTTCTACGTGGACGCCGAGGAGGTCACCGAGGACATGGTGCGGCGCTTCGAGTTCGAGGTCGACACCAGCCGCGCGGTGGCCGCCTGGCAGCGCGAGGTGGAGCAGAACCTGGCCCGGCGGGACGGCGATGGGCGGTGA